The Rhizobium sp. BG4 genome has a window encoding:
- a CDS encoding alpha/beta fold hydrolase has protein sequence MPAEGLSFYLEGTNGRGIVLVHGLTGAPAEMRLVARQLHRRGFSVYAPLLAGHGENEAVLRKSRWENWLDSVEAASDLMGERCDAVFAAGICVGGKLAMMAAERNPMSIRAVAVYSPCFHYDGWDVPRYYALFSPHIRWISFIPFIGRLNFRETPSLGIKDERMRRMVAGMNGEGMLETFPGRGLIEMHELGRALKARLPDMRTPTLIVHSREDDLSGPSHAQYIAANIGGRRELRWLDDSYHMIHVDRQHRHVADMTAEFFEAEHAAASA, from the coding sequence ATGCCGGCTGAGGGACTTTCCTTCTATCTCGAGGGCACGAATGGCAGGGGCATTGTCCTTGTCCACGGCCTGACGGGGGCCCCTGCCGAGATGCGGCTGGTCGCCCGGCAACTCCATCGCCGCGGCTTCAGCGTCTATGCGCCGCTCTTGGCCGGTCATGGCGAGAACGAGGCGGTGCTGCGCAAGTCGCGCTGGGAGAACTGGCTCGACAGTGTCGAGGCCGCCAGTGACCTCATGGGCGAGCGGTGCGACGCAGTCTTTGCCGCCGGCATCTGCGTTGGCGGAAAGCTCGCGATGATGGCGGCAGAGCGCAATCCGATGTCGATCCGCGCCGTTGCCGTTTATTCTCCCTGTTTTCATTACGACGGCTGGGATGTGCCCCGGTACTACGCGCTGTTTTCGCCGCATATCCGCTGGATATCGTTTATCCCCTTTATCGGCCGCTTGAACTTTCGCGAAACACCTTCGCTCGGCATCAAGGATGAGCGAATGCGTCGCATGGTGGCAGGCATGAACGGCGAGGGCATGCTCGAGACCTTCCCTGGGCGCGGTCTCATCGAGATGCATGAACTTGGAAGAGCACTCAAGGCAAGGCTTCCTGACATGCGAACGCCGACGCTGATCGTTCATTCACGTGAAGACGACCTTAGCGGTCCGTCGCACGCCCAGTACATCGCAGCCAATATCGGCGGGCGTCGCGAGCTTCGCTGGCTGGATGACAGCTATCACATGATCCATGTCGATCGCCAGCACAGGCATGTGGCCGACATGACAGCCGAATTCTTCGAGGCGGAACATGCAGCAGCAAGCGCTTGA
- a CDS encoding NAD(P)-binding protein — protein MVAMQRVGIIGAGMAGLAAARSLSKSANVTVFEKERGVGGRMATRRVDNSSFDYGAQYFTVRDASFSRQVKAACEAGLVAVWTCAPMTLPDNGLPKTAALDPTRYVAIPEMDALAKSMSVGLDLRLHTSAGKITGKPGSWYVNAGHASHGPFDWVVVAAPARQAAMLMPELFSHHRTLTGVTMSGCFTLMMRMLDDARLPFKAAWLSDPVIGWIARNHTKPGRASSPTLVVNATASWADANIDVSLDIVRRTMVEALKRHMPLKPAETRTVVIHRWRDADVIEAAGQPFLLDEGNQLGACGDWCIGGRVEAAFMSGSKLADAILAAIGEQE, from the coding sequence ATGGTCGCGATGCAACGCGTTGGTATTATTGGTGCGGGAATGGCCGGTCTTGCTGCTGCCCGATCGCTGTCGAAGTCCGCGAACGTAACGGTTTTCGAAAAGGAAAGAGGCGTCGGCGGCCGGATGGCGACACGTCGGGTCGATAACAGCTCGTTCGACTATGGCGCACAGTATTTCACAGTGCGTGATGCAAGTTTTTCCAGGCAGGTGAAGGCAGCTTGTGAGGCCGGCCTGGTCGCTGTTTGGACCTGCGCTCCCATGACCTTACCGGACAATGGTTTACCGAAGACGGCTGCCTTGGACCCCACACGGTACGTCGCTATTCCAGAGATGGACGCTCTCGCAAAATCAATGTCGGTCGGTCTTGATCTCCGGCTGCATACGTCTGCGGGCAAAATTACAGGCAAACCCGGTAGCTGGTATGTCAACGCTGGTCATGCCTCGCATGGGCCATTTGATTGGGTGGTCGTAGCAGCGCCTGCCCGACAGGCGGCCATGCTGATGCCTGAGCTGTTCTCGCACCATCGAACATTGACGGGGGTCACAATGAGTGGCTGTTTCACGTTGATGATGAGAATGCTGGACGATGCCAGATTGCCATTCAAGGCTGCCTGGCTGTCGGATCCTGTCATCGGCTGGATCGCTCGTAATCACACTAAGCCAGGTCGCGCATCGTCCCCGACCCTGGTCGTCAACGCAACGGCGTCATGGGCGGACGCCAACATCGATGTATCGCTCGATATCGTGCGCCGGACGATGGTTGAGGCTTTAAAGCGTCATATGCCCCTGAAGCCGGCCGAAACTCGAACAGTTGTCATTCACCGCTGGCGCGATGCCGACGTCATAGAGGCTGCCGGCCAGCCTTTTCTCCTCGATGAAGGCAATCAGCTTGGCGCTTGTGGCGACTGGTGTATTGGAGGTCGTGTCGAGGCAGCATTCATGAGCGGCTCGAAGCTTGCGGATGCCATCCTCGCAGCGATTGGAGAACAGGAATGA
- a CDS encoding fatty acid desaturase: protein MTIFAYSKWDIVPVLAATAHLAFNIDLIAGFESRPLWLSAALGSLYALSISWNINSISHNFIHTPYFRSRWMNRLFSLLESVTIGFSQTYYHFVHMRHHSGNSDRPNDRGETIDMLSIYKHGKNGEPENVLSYTFLSFFRDDIGDIHRAIASKRPAEARWGRFELVCVGAFVLLALVYDWKAALFFLPFYYLGNCLSSLNGYYEHLHGDPDEPIAWGVSSHNRLYNWLWFANGYHAEHHYRPKTHWTKLKNFHEQIKQDQAAAGTHVISTCHALGFMAKENRQPGEFPDAG from the coding sequence ATGACAATCTTCGCCTATTCGAAATGGGATATCGTTCCGGTGCTGGCCGCAACGGCGCATCTGGCCTTCAACATCGACCTGATTGCCGGATTTGAGAGCCGACCGCTCTGGCTATCGGCGGCGCTTGGGTCACTCTATGCTCTATCGATATCCTGGAACATCAACAGTATCTCGCATAATTTCATTCACACGCCCTATTTCAGATCGAGATGGATGAACCGTCTCTTCAGCCTTTTGGAATCGGTGACGATCGGCTTTTCGCAGACCTACTATCACTTCGTGCACATGCGCCATCACTCCGGCAATAGCGACCGGCCCAACGACAGGGGCGAGACGATCGACATGCTGTCGATCTACAAGCATGGCAAGAACGGCGAGCCGGAGAACGTCCTTTCCTACACGTTTCTGAGCTTCTTTCGCGACGACATCGGTGACATTCACCGCGCGATCGCCAGCAAACGGCCGGCCGAAGCAAGATGGGGGCGTTTCGAGCTGGTTTGCGTTGGCGCCTTCGTGCTTCTGGCGTTGGTCTACGACTGGAAGGCTGCCTTGTTCTTTCTACCGTTCTATTATCTTGGAAATTGCCTCTCGTCACTGAATGGCTATTACGAGCATCTGCACGGCGACCCTGACGAACCGATCGCCTGGGGCGTCAGCAGCCACAACAGGCTCTACAACTGGCTCTGGTTCGCCAATGGATATCACGCCGAACATCATTATCGTCCGAAAACCCACTGGACCAAGCTGAAGAATTTCCACGAGCAGATCAAGCAGGACCAGGCTGCGGCCGGCACGCATGTGATCAGCACCTGCCATGCGCTCGGCTTCATGGCGAAGGAAAACCGGCAGCCGGGGGAATTTCCCGATGCCGGCTGA
- a CDS encoding response regulator transcription factor — protein MRILVVEDDDILGSALKKALEKHAYGVDWFRDAETALHVLKYNDYGALVLDVNLPKASGFDVLRALRQSGNGIPVLMLTALDSVRDRVAGLDEGADDYLTKPFDLDELLARIRALLRRRQGRNETVIRCANVEIDPAAMVARRDGVQLHLPAKEFHLLRLLMERSGRYVTKSDIEYALYDSEVSVESNTIEVTVYNLRKKLGPDFIQSIRGVGYMVERRQ, from the coding sequence TTGCGTATACTGGTGGTCGAGGACGACGACATTCTTGGGTCGGCCCTGAAAAAGGCACTTGAGAAGCATGCTTATGGCGTGGACTGGTTCCGTGATGCCGAAACGGCGCTCCATGTCCTCAAATACAATGACTACGGCGCGCTGGTCCTGGATGTTAACTTGCCGAAGGCAAGTGGCTTTGATGTGCTGCGGGCTCTTCGCCAGAGTGGCAATGGCATCCCCGTTCTCATGCTGACCGCGCTCGACAGTGTGCGCGACCGGGTTGCCGGCCTGGACGAGGGAGCCGACGATTATCTGACGAAGCCGTTTGATCTGGATGAGCTTTTGGCGCGCATCCGCGCGCTGTTGCGCCGCAGGCAGGGGCGCAACGAAACGGTCATCCGTTGCGCAAACGTCGAGATTGACCCGGCCGCGATGGTTGCGCGTCGCGATGGGGTTCAACTTCACCTGCCCGCAAAGGAGTTCCATCTTCTGCGCCTGTTGATGGAGCGCAGCGGCCGCTACGTCACGAAAAGCGACATCGAATATGCCCTCTACGATTCTGAGGTGTCCGTGGAGAGCAACACGATCGAAGTGACGGTCTATAATTTGCGCAAGAAACTTGGCCCTGATTTCATACAGTCGATCCGTGGTGTCGGCTACATGGTCGAGCGCCGGCAGTGA
- a CDS encoding MtnX-like HAD-IB family phosphatase, translating into MSAREAPNSVSFHLRLILLSVRRSRRVLRRLTEHAMQVFCDFDGTISKEDVTDLVLQRYARPEWRAIEDQWVSGKITSAICMQRQIRLIEATRAELNAFLDTVEIDSDFIAFKRFCDNAGLGLSVVSDGVDYFIRRVLRRHQITSIPVIANRLREGDELSKSAYDLDFPAISSGCNAGSGVCKCAVVSPSVDYIYVGDGRSDFCVSNEAPVVFAKSNLADHCRSRASNSSLTTVSPMFSGLSQAFFQSLRAGAPHCR; encoded by the coding sequence TTGTCGGCGCGTGAGGCGCCGAATTCAGTTTCATTTCATCTTCGCCTCATCTTGCTTTCAGTTCGCCGCTCTAGACGTGTCCTCAGACGTTTGACGGAGCACGCGATGCAGGTGTTTTGCGATTTTGACGGAACGATATCGAAGGAGGACGTGACCGACCTCGTGCTCCAGCGCTATGCGCGCCCGGAATGGCGCGCGATCGAGGATCAATGGGTCAGCGGCAAGATCACGTCGGCGATATGCATGCAGCGCCAGATCAGGCTGATCGAGGCAACGCGCGCCGAGCTGAACGCCTTTCTCGACACTGTCGAGATCGACAGCGATTTTATTGCCTTCAAGCGGTTCTGCGACAACGCCGGGCTCGGCTTGAGCGTGGTTAGCGACGGCGTTGACTATTTCATCCGTCGCGTCCTTCGCCGCCATCAGATCACCTCCATACCCGTGATTGCAAACAGGCTCCGAGAGGGCGACGAGCTTTCGAAATCGGCATACGATCTCGATTTTCCCGCGATCAGCAGCGGCTGCAACGCTGGCTCCGGCGTCTGCAAATGCGCGGTCGTCAGCCCCTCGGTCGATTACATCTATGTTGGCGATGGACGCAGCGACTTTTGTGTCTCGAACGAGGCACCGGTTGTCTTCGCCAAGTCAAACTTGGCTGACCATTGCCGCTCCCGGGCATCGAATTCTTCCCTTACGACAGTTTCGCCGATGTTCAGCGGTCTCTCGCAAGCATTCTTTCAATCCCTTCGCGCCGGCGCCCCGCACTGCCGGTGA
- a CDS encoding aminotransferase class III-fold pyridoxal phosphate-dependent enzyme, whose protein sequence is MRSNLKLAPTRAPVIGEDELRLLEETYCSHGDTVHYTEKPKFFETCEGSFVYDAAETPFLDLQMWYSAVNFGYRNERLNQVAHRQLDRLPQVASQYLHREKVELAALIARDMEEKFGSKGRVHFNVGGSQAVEDSLKIVRNFTGGKSLMFAFEGGYHGRTLGATSITSSYRYRRRYGHFGERAQFIEFPYHFRGPKGMSKEEYGHDCVQKFARLFESEYNGVWDPKAGKSEYAAFYVEPIQGTGGYVIPPMNFFVELKKVLDDHGILLVVDEIQMGVYRTGKLWSIEHFGVSPDVLVFGKAITNGLNPLSGIWAKEEMINPTIFPPGSTHSTFASNPMGTSVALETLKMVSENDFGASVMEKGAHFLEGLKDLQSQHAIVGEVDGLGLALRMEICRDDAFTPDKATLDWMCDEGMKGDLVVDGRRYGLVLDVGGYHKNVITFAPSLMISHDEIELAISLLDQLLTRAERR, encoded by the coding sequence ATGCGTTCCAACCTGAAACTTGCTCCCACCCGCGCGCCGGTCATTGGCGAAGACGAACTTCGTCTGCTCGAAGAGACCTACTGCTCGCACGGCGATACAGTGCATTATACAGAGAAGCCGAAATTCTTCGAAACCTGCGAGGGCTCCTTCGTCTATGATGCGGCCGAAACGCCATTTCTGGATCTGCAGATGTGGTACTCGGCTGTCAATTTCGGTTACCGAAACGAGCGCCTGAACCAGGTTGCGCATCGCCAGCTTGATCGCTTGCCACAGGTCGCGTCGCAATATCTACATCGCGAGAAGGTCGAACTCGCCGCACTGATCGCCCGAGATATGGAAGAAAAGTTCGGTTCAAAGGGCCGCGTGCATTTCAACGTCGGCGGTTCGCAGGCGGTGGAGGATTCGCTCAAAATCGTCCGCAATTTCACTGGCGGCAAAAGCCTGATGTTTGCCTTCGAAGGCGGCTACCACGGCCGAACGCTTGGTGCGACTTCGATCACCTCCAGCTATCGCTACCGTCGCCGTTACGGCCATTTCGGCGAGCGGGCGCAGTTCATAGAATTTCCCTATCACTTTCGCGGCCCGAAGGGCATGTCGAAGGAAGAGTACGGTCACGATTGCGTCCAGAAGTTTGCCCGTCTGTTCGAAAGCGAATATAATGGCGTCTGGGATCCAAAGGCGGGAAAGTCGGAATATGCCGCCTTCTACGTCGAACCGATTCAGGGCACGGGTGGTTATGTCATCCCACCGATGAACTTCTTCGTCGAGCTGAAGAAGGTCCTCGACGATCACGGCATTCTGCTGGTCGTCGACGAGATCCAGATGGGCGTCTATCGCACAGGCAAGTTGTGGTCGATCGAGCACTTCGGTGTTTCGCCCGATGTTCTTGTGTTCGGCAAGGCCATTACCAACGGGCTCAATCCCCTTTCTGGCATATGGGCCAAGGAGGAGATGATCAATCCCACCATTTTCCCGCCTGGTTCCACCCATTCGACGTTTGCAAGCAACCCAATGGGCACGTCCGTCGCGTTGGAGACGCTGAAGATGGTGTCGGAGAATGACTTCGGCGCCAGCGTCATGGAGAAGGGTGCGCATTTCCTCGAGGGTCTCAAGGACTTGCAGTCGCAACATGCGATCGTCGGCGAGGTGGACGGCTTAGGCCTGGCCTTGCGGATGGAAATCTGCAGGGACGATGCTTTCACGCCTGACAAGGCGACGCTCGACTGGATGTGCGACGAAGGCATGAAGGGCGATCTCGTCGTCGACGGTCGCAGATATGGGTTGGTGCTCGATGTCGGCGGCTACCACAAGAACGTCATCACCTTTGCACCAAGCCTGATGATCAGCCATGACGAGATCGAGCTTGCAATTTCACTGCTCGACCAACTCCTCACTCGCGCGGAACGGAGATAG
- a CDS encoding fasciclin domain-containing protein, giving the protein MNRLLVTSAVALSIGLAGVMGANAANPKVGGAAMYEDKNIVQNASNSKDHTTLVAAVKAAGLVKTLEGKGPFTVFAPTNEAFDALPKGTVETLLKPENKEKLAKVLTCHVVAAEAMASTVAKMIKDDGGEHDIKTVGGCVIKAKENMGKITLTDETGGTATVTIADVKQSNGVIHVIDKVLLPKS; this is encoded by the coding sequence ATGAACAGGCTTTTGGTAACTTCGGCTGTCGCACTATCAATCGGTTTGGCGGGAGTTATGGGTGCTAACGCTGCCAATCCTAAAGTCGGCGGTGCGGCGATGTATGAAGACAAGAATATCGTCCAGAACGCTTCCAATTCGAAAGACCACACGACCCTGGTCGCTGCGGTCAAAGCGGCCGGGCTGGTAAAGACGCTGGAAGGGAAGGGGCCCTTCACGGTGTTCGCGCCGACCAACGAAGCTTTCGACGCCCTTCCGAAGGGTACTGTCGAGACGCTGTTGAAGCCCGAAAACAAGGAAAAGCTGGCAAAGGTCCTCACTTGTCATGTGGTTGCTGCCGAAGCAATGGCAAGCACGGTCGCGAAGATGATCAAGGACGATGGCGGCGAGCATGACATCAAGACGGTCGGAGGTTGTGTGATCAAGGCCAAGGAAAACATGGGAAAGATCACCCTCACCGATGAGACCGGTGGCACTGCGACCGTGACCATCGCAGACGTGAAACAGTCAAATGGCGTCATCCACGTTATTGATAAAGTTCTGCTTCCGAAATCCTGA
- a CDS encoding permease, producing the protein MIGGLSEWTTGVIVFCILAETGREICFKRGATGALFADLRNKVIWLGILLWAVELVMWTRVLEEVALSVAFPLMALSYAAIALAGGIIFKETINRRHVLGIALVTFGVVCVGATGL; encoded by the coding sequence ATGATTGGGGGTCTTTCGGAATGGACGACCGGGGTCATCGTCTTCTGCATCCTGGCCGAAACCGGCCGGGAGATCTGCTTCAAGCGCGGCGCCACCGGTGCGCTGTTTGCGGACCTGCGCAACAAGGTAATCTGGCTCGGCATCCTCCTTTGGGCCGTCGAACTGGTAATGTGGACGCGCGTGCTTGAGGAAGTGGCGCTGTCGGTCGCCTTTCCGCTGATGGCGCTGAGCTATGCGGCGATCGCGCTCGCGGGCGGGATCATCTTCAAGGAAACTATCAATCGTCGCCATGTCCTGGGCATCGCCCTGGTGACCTTTGGCGTGGTCTGTGTTGGAGCGACGGGACTATGA
- a CDS encoding ATP-binding protein, producing MTLTQRLFARILPTLIVAIAVVGFFAYRSATREIDNIYDAQLINDANVLWSLMQHPLTRPDNRPTIQVPDLDFNMDNQLALNEDADDYADAHSFRAWKGDTLAFASSNAFPAGLSRFKAGFSETVNNGARWRIYSLPIPDTDISIEVAEEINLREGLVENILLNLAFPLVVLIPVIAVIIWMAITNGLSNMKELVSQIRTRTPDDLSVIATTGLPRDLAPLVHSLNNLLRRLGRSLTMERRFSDLAAHQLRTPQAGIKLLLQLFDRADSEDERRALLKDLVVSNERAMHLIEQLLRLARVSHQPLQLGSVSLRDIASASLADFAVLLNARHFDVSLRGAPEALVQTDRALLRIMIDNLLDNAIKYSGDAGKIEVRIEPGERGWRLSIMDSGPGIPPDQREAAFQRFNRLDTGAGDGAGLGLPIVADIANRLEIALSLGTSEWGRGLRVDLDIVGA from the coding sequence GTGACCCTTACCCAACGGCTCTTTGCCCGTATCCTGCCGACCCTGATCGTCGCGATCGCTGTCGTCGGCTTTTTTGCCTATCGCAGCGCGACACGAGAAATAGACAACATCTACGACGCCCAGTTGATCAACGACGCGAACGTCCTGTGGTCCCTGATGCAGCATCCGCTCACCCGGCCCGATAACCGGCCAACGATCCAGGTACCCGACCTGGATTTCAATATGGATAATCAGCTGGCTCTGAACGAGGACGCTGACGATTATGCGGACGCGCACTCGTTCCGTGCCTGGAAGGGCGATACGCTCGCCTTTGCCAGCAGCAATGCCTTTCCAGCCGGGCTCAGCCGCTTCAAGGCCGGGTTTTCAGAGACCGTTAATAACGGCGCACGATGGCGGATCTATTCCCTGCCGATCCCTGATACAGATATTTCCATCGAGGTTGCGGAAGAAATCAATCTTCGCGAGGGCCTGGTCGAGAACATTCTTCTCAACCTGGCTTTCCCGCTTGTCGTGCTGATCCCTGTGATCGCCGTCATCATCTGGATGGCGATCACCAACGGGCTCAGCAATATGAAGGAGCTGGTATCGCAAATCCGGACGCGTACGCCCGATGACCTGTCGGTGATCGCAACGACCGGTCTGCCGAGGGACCTTGCGCCGCTTGTCCATTCGCTTAACAACCTCCTGCGCCGGCTTGGCCGGTCGCTGACGATGGAACGGCGCTTTTCCGATCTTGCAGCCCATCAGCTGCGCACGCCACAGGCCGGCATCAAGCTTTTGCTGCAGCTCTTCGACCGGGCCGATTCAGAGGATGAGCGGCGAGCGCTTTTGAAGGATCTGGTGGTCAGCAACGAGCGTGCCATGCACTTGATTGAACAGCTCCTGCGCCTGGCGCGGGTCAGTCACCAGCCGCTGCAGCTCGGCTCCGTGTCGCTGCGTGACATCGCTTCCGCCTCGCTTGCCGATTTTGCCGTACTGCTGAATGCACGCCACTTCGATGTCAGCCTTAGAGGTGCGCCGGAGGCCTTGGTCCAGACAGACAGGGCCCTCCTTCGGATCATGATCGATAACCTCCTCGACAACGCGATCAAGTATTCGGGCGATGCCGGAAAGATCGAGGTGCGGATCGAGCCCGGCGAGCGCGGCTGGCGGCTTTCCATCATGGACAGCGGTCCTGGCATTCCGCCAGACCAAAGAGAGGCGGCGTTTCAACGCTTCAACCGCCTCGATACGGGCGCCGGCGATGGCGCCGGACTGGGATTGCCTATCGTTGCCGATATCGCCAATCGGCTGGAGATCGCCCTCAGCCTCGGGACCTCGGAATGGGGACGGGGCCTAAGGGTCGATCTGGACATTGTCGGCGCGTGA
- a CDS encoding pilus assembly protein TadG-related protein has protein sequence MIKTVRRIFACRSGNFGLLTAILITPLVGAAGMAIDFSHALEIRTQLFDAADAAAVGAVAEKSSAVTQAMAMPADGSISVGESEARKLFTGQMSGEAASLPIDLSVTVTRNLNKVTSNIAFKTSIPTTFMAIFGKTSIEVSGTASAEYQTASFMDFYILIDNTPSMGVGATAADVTKMQANTSDSCAFACHDIASGNKSYYNLAKSLGVTMRIDTVRQATQQLTTTAKSTRVTSNQFRMGVYTFGTKAEDAKLTTISDPTYDLDQVRSYTDAVDLMTIPSQGYNSDQTTSFDSALTQMNTIITTPGSGNTSADPQKILFFVADGVGDSYKPSTCTKKTTGGRCQEPIDTSFCAPLKARGVKIAVLYTTYLPLPKNSWYNTWISPFQSQIPAKMAECASPGLYFEVTPTDGIADAMKALFLRVIRQPRLTS, from the coding sequence ATGATAAAGACAGTTAGGCGCATCTTCGCATGCCGTTCGGGAAATTTCGGGTTATTGACGGCAATCCTGATTACGCCCCTGGTCGGGGCCGCCGGCATGGCTATCGATTTTTCGCACGCGCTGGAGATTCGCACCCAACTCTTTGACGCTGCCGACGCTGCAGCGGTCGGGGCAGTCGCGGAAAAGTCTTCGGCCGTTACTCAGGCCATGGCAATGCCGGCTGACGGCTCCATATCTGTCGGCGAGAGTGAAGCGCGCAAACTGTTCACGGGACAGATGTCGGGAGAAGCCGCGTCGCTACCGATCGACCTGTCAGTGACAGTAACGCGCAACTTGAACAAGGTCACCTCCAACATCGCCTTCAAGACATCAATCCCGACGACCTTCATGGCGATATTTGGTAAAACCAGTATTGAGGTGTCGGGTACCGCCAGCGCCGAATATCAAACCGCGTCCTTCATGGATTTCTATATCCTCATCGACAACACACCTTCAATGGGTGTCGGCGCTACGGCAGCTGATGTCACCAAGATGCAAGCCAACACATCCGACAGTTGCGCCTTTGCCTGCCACGATATCGCAAGCGGCAACAAGAGCTACTACAATCTGGCAAAGTCGCTCGGAGTGACCATGCGTATCGACACGGTCCGCCAGGCGACCCAGCAGTTAACGACGACGGCAAAGAGCACGCGCGTCACGAGCAACCAGTTCAGAATGGGAGTTTACACCTTTGGCACCAAGGCCGAGGATGCGAAGCTCACCACCATTTCAGATCCCACCTACGATCTGGATCAAGTTCGATCATACACAGATGCCGTCGATCTCATGACCATTCCAAGTCAGGGATACAACAGTGATCAGACAACAAGCTTTGACAGTGCTCTGACGCAGATGAACACCATCATCACCACGCCGGGCAGCGGCAACACGTCCGCTGACCCGCAGAAGATCCTGTTCTTCGTGGCGGACGGCGTCGGCGACAGCTACAAGCCATCCACTTGTACCAAGAAAACCACCGGCGGTCGCTGCCAGGAGCCGATCGACACGAGTTTCTGCGCTCCTTTAAAAGCGCGCGGCGTCAAGATTGCTGTCCTCTACACGACCTATTTACCGCTTCCGAAGAACAGTTGGTACAATACCTGGATCTCGCCGTTCCAGAGCCAGATTCCTGCTAAAATGGCGGAATGTGCGTCCCCTGGCCTCTATTTCGAAGTGACACCGACCGACGGCATCGCGGATGCAATGAAAGCTTTGTTCCTCAGGGTTATCAGGCAGCCGCGCTTAACGTCCTAG
- a CDS encoding DUF3429 family protein, producing MKATVRGVSTVLTYLGALPFWLLVLPVILQVGAASQLFAAYGSIIAAFMAGALWGGAQASASGLGIIVLSNVLALASFASVLIGSPALGLSIQMALYLVLLACDFSLLSDRADLRWYLRLRSRVTALVVLSYVVVLIHAGFNISR from the coding sequence ATGAAAGCGACGGTACGCGGCGTTTCGACGGTCCTCACCTATCTGGGTGCGCTGCCATTCTGGTTGCTCGTACTGCCAGTAATCCTTCAAGTCGGCGCGGCCTCGCAACTTTTTGCTGCTTACGGGTCCATTATTGCAGCGTTCATGGCCGGAGCGTTGTGGGGCGGCGCGCAGGCTTCGGCGTCTGGTCTCGGTATCATTGTGCTGAGTAACGTGTTGGCGTTGGCTTCCTTTGCAAGCGTTTTGATCGGATCACCCGCGCTCGGTCTTTCGATCCAGATGGCGCTCTACCTCGTGCTTCTCGCTTGCGATTTCTCGCTTTTGTCTGATCGTGCAGATCTCCGCTGGTATCTACGGCTGCGCTCAAGAGTCACGGCACTCGTTGTTCTGTCCTATGTTGTCGTGCTGATACACGCGGGTTTCAACATATCGAGGTGA
- a CDS encoding arginase family protein produces MQLLLLHLDDALELQPDFVQSCIMAGAHEVSDKECGRAVRLWGRRRALDALRRRLARIGSPSGDQSRLCFMGSGDFHHVTALLLSLALERARRPVTVIHIDNHPDWVHFGDGMHCGSWVNKALEQPLVEKVITLGVCSHDLKSPEKKGANLVPLTDGRLELYPYDHPPSRVTSSYGSGASFSQIDGALHWQSISELGEANFLDRLLGRIKTEAVYITIDKDVLTNADAVTNWDQGHMRLPYVLWLLSEIGEKYRVIGADVTGDYSTPHYSGNLYTRAMKTAEVLIDQPLRRRDKAAVRNINSAANHALLEVLSELMP; encoded by the coding sequence GTGCAACTGCTTCTCCTTCATCTGGATGATGCGTTGGAGTTGCAGCCCGACTTTGTGCAGTCTTGCATAATGGCAGGCGCGCACGAAGTCAGCGACAAGGAATGCGGGCGCGCAGTCAGGCTCTGGGGCCGGCGCCGCGCGCTCGATGCCCTTAGGAGACGCCTGGCACGGATAGGGTCGCCGTCGGGCGATCAATCGCGGCTCTGCTTCATGGGTTCTGGCGATTTCCATCACGTGACGGCGCTGTTGCTGTCGCTGGCGCTTGAGCGTGCCCGCCGGCCCGTAACTGTGATCCATATCGACAATCACCCCGACTGGGTACATTTCGGCGATGGCATGCATTGCGGCTCCTGGGTTAACAAGGCGCTGGAGCAGCCGCTCGTCGAAAAGGTGATTACCCTCGGCGTCTGCAGTCATGATCTGAAGTCGCCCGAGAAAAAGGGCGCCAATCTTGTACCGTTGACCGATGGACGGCTGGAACTCTACCCTTATGACCATCCACCGAGCAGGGTGACATCAAGCTATGGGTCTGGAGCGAGCTTCAGCCAGATCGACGGTGCGCTGCACTGGCAGTCGATATCAGAACTCGGCGAGGCCAATTTCCTCGACCGGTTGCTCGGCCGTATCAAGACCGAGGCGGTTTACATTACCATCGACAAGGACGTGCTGACGAATGCCGATGCGGTGACAAACTGGGATCAGGGCCATATGCGGCTTCCCTACGTGCTTTGGCTCTTGAGCGAGATCGGTGAAAAATATCGCGTCATCGGCGCCGATGTTACCGGTGACTACTCAACTCCGCATTACAGCGGCAATCTCTATACCCGTGCAATGAAGACGGCCGAAGTGCTGATCGATCAGCCGTTGCGGCGACGCGACAAGGCGGCGGTGCGCAACATCAACAGTGCCGCCAACCATGCGCTGCTGGAGGTGTTGTCGGAGCTGATGCCATGA